The genomic window GCCAAAACAGAAAAAATCATCTTTTCAGATAAAAAAAGTTTAACTTCCGATCCGTTGTTAATAGTCTACTCAAATAAACAAGTTTGGCGTTATTATATTGATGAAACTTCAGGTAATTTGGTCGCTTTTTATATTGGAGAAGAATATGAAGACGGAATATCAGAATTGGTCTGTGGCAATCAAAAATTACAATATTTTAAATTGCAATAATTTATATTCAAATAAAAAATCCCAAATTCCAATTACTGTTTTGGAATTTGGGAATTTAAATTATTTGGAATTTAATAATTAATTCACCGCATCAACCAATCGTACAAACTCAGATCTGTAACCGTCTTCGTCATTTGACAAACCAGATTTTGCTAATCTTTTAATATCAGAACTTGAGCTGTTTGCAATATATTTTGATTCGCGTAATTTTAGTCCGAACCAAGAAACCGCAGTTGTAAATTTGAAATCTTGAGAGCTATTTTCTAAGTCAGTTTTCTTATCTGCTATAACATTTACGATTTCAATGCTTTTATTGCCATCAGGTTTTTTATATCTAAATTTTACTGTTGCTAGTTCATCACTATGATTTTCAGCAACTTTCTGCGTTTTAGTATATTTTAAATCTGAAGGAACATAATCGCTTTCCACACCTACTGGAACAATCTCATACAAAGCCGTAACCGAATGTCCGCTACCTAATTCTCCTGCATCAATTTTATCATTTTTAAAATCTTCTGCATTCAATTTTCGGTTTTCATAACCAATCAATCGATATGCTTGAACATGATTTGGATTAAACTCAATTTGAATTTTTACATCTTTCGCGATAGCAAACATTGATCCTTTAAATTCTTTTCCAAGAAAACGATTCGCTTCTTGAATGTTGTCGATATAAGCATAATTTCCATTTCCTTTATCAGCCAAAATTTCCATTTTGCTGTCTTTGTAATTTCCCATTCCAAATCCTAAAACAGTTAAGAAAACACCAGACTCTCTTTTTTGTTCAATCAATTTCAGCATATCATCATCAGAAGAAGCGCCAACATTAAAATCACCATCTGTAGCTATTACTACTCTATTGTTGCCGTCTTTAATAAAATTTTGCTGTGCTAGTTTATACGCCAATTCGATTCCTTCTCCGCCTGCCGTGCTTCCGCCTGCGTGCAAATCGTCAAAAGCATCCATAATTTCGTCTTTATTATCTCCAGAAGTTGGCTCCAAAACTACTCCTGCAGATCCCGCATAAACTACGATCGAAACTTTGTCAGTGCTTCTTAGCTCTTTCACTAAAACCTTCATAGATTCTTTCAGCAATGGCAATTTGTTTGGTTCATCCATAGAACCCGAAACATCCACTAAAAAAACCAGATTAATAGCCGGCAAATTTGCCATTGGAATATTTTTTCCCTGCAAACCAATCTTAAGCAGTCGGCTGTTTTTATTCCAAGGACAATCACTATATTCTGTATTAATCGCAAACGGATGCTCGCCATCAGGCTGTGGATATTTGTATTTAAAGAAGTTTATCATTTCTTCCACGCGAACTGCGTCTTTTGGAACTTTCTGTCCTTCGTTTATAAATCGGCGAATATTGGTATACGATGCATTATCAACATCGATAGAAAAAGTGGATAGTGGTTCTTTTAGTGGAGATTCAAACGGATTTTCTTCTAATCCTGCATAGCTTTCTGTATTTGCATCAGGAATATAATTTTCCTCTTCAATTAAATCGGTCGTCGCAACCGCAACTGCGGTAGAATCTACAGCCTCCGCGGCAGAGTAATCAGCTTTCTTACAGCCGAAAATAGTAAGTGCGAGGAATGCCATCATAAAGAAATTAAGATTTCTCATAAAGTAAGTTTTTAAAAAATTAATAAAAGGTTATAGGCTTCAAATAAGGACTAGCATTCCGGATTTACTAGAGGCGATTATTTGCAATTTTTCGAGTATCAAAATCGTGCCAAATTTTTTACAAATATTTTTCTTACGTGAAAATAAAATGAGAAACCCTTATTTTTAAAGGGATTTTTAGCTGAAAATATTTTTTTGTTTTTTTGTAAAATGAGAAATGTGAGAAGTGAAATGCAATTCTATCTTTTGTCCATACAGAATTGTAGAGACGCACTGCAGTGCGTCTACGTCAAGCATATCGACAAACATTGTGTCAGATGCACTGGAATGAATATTTATTTTTTGCCACAGATTAAATGATTTTAAAAGATTAATCCTTTCTAATCTTGTAATCTGTGGCAGTAATTTATATTCTATGTGTTAGACGCACTGCAGTGCGTCTCTACAGAATACCGGAATGTAAAATTAAAACTGATAAATTCTCTCAGGCGTAACGCAATAATCTAATTTAATATCTGATTCGAAAACATCATCAATCTGATTTACGGCTTTAAAAAATGAAAGCCCAATTTTTAAGGTTTCAGGTTTGCATTCGACAAGGAATTTATCGTAGAAACCTTTTCCGTAACCAATTCGATTTCCATGAATATCAAAAGCCAAAAGCGGTACAAAGACCACTTCCACTTTAGAAGAAGGCACTTCGATTCCGTCAACTGGTTCTGGAATATTATATTCGTTTTTTTTGATTTTGGTATTGTCTGTTAAAAGAAAATGAGTCATTTTTCTGGTTTCAAAATCACTTTTCGAAATCAGAATTTCTTTGTCTTTTCCAGAAAGCAAATGCAGGATAAATTCAGTATTTACTTCTTTATGCTCTTCAATTGGAAGAAAAACATGATAATACGTTTTATCCCAAATTGGCATTTGAATCAGTTGATTGGCAATTTCCAGACTTTTCTCTTCTATTTCATCAAAAGAAAGCGCTTTGCGAAAGTTTTTATATTCTGTGCGAAGTTCTTTTTTACTCGTCGGCATTGTCTGGAGTTTTAGATAAATGATAAATAGCATCACCTTCGTAAACAATCGGCGAATGGTTGGCATTAATTACATAACCATCATGTGGTGCTTTGATTTTTTGTTCAAATTTCCCAAACGGATCTGTAATTATGGCCAAGATTGTGCCTTTGGTTACGAACTTTCCAACCAAATTAAAATCATGCAGCAGTCCAGAACATTTCGCACGAAGCCAAACTGATTGTTTAATGTAAATTGAAGGTGTTAATGCAGGTTCCATAATTTGTTTCGAATCCAGCATTCCTAAATAATGAAGCAAACGTTTTGTCCCTAAAACACCTTGATTGGCAATTTCGTTATTGATATCTAATGATTTTCCGCCTTCAAAAAGCAGCATTTTCACATTGGCACTTTCAGAAGTTTTTCTAAAAGAACCGTTTATGTTTTTAGAATACAATGTAAATGGCGCATTAAAAATATCGGCTAAAACTTTCAGTTCGGGATTATTCTCGGTAATTCTAATTTGTGGAGCATTAAAACGGCTTGCGCCACCTGCATGAAAATCGACTGCGTAATCTAAAATTGGTAAAATCTCTTCGACAATATGATAAGCAAATCGGCTAGCAAGCGAACCTTTTTTACTTCCTGGAAAAACGCGGTTTAAATCACGACCATCTGGAAACTCTCTAGATTTGTTCACAAAACCGTACATATTGATTACTGGAATGCAAATTATTGTGCCACGTGCAGGTCTATTTATTTTTTTACTGATAATCTGACGAACGATTTCAACTCCGTTAATTTCGTCACCATGAATTCCAGCAGAAAATAAAACAGTCGGCCCTTCGTGTTTTGAACGACGAACAATAACAGGAATATTCAACTTAGTTGTAGTATGCAGTCGGGCAATTTCGACGTTTATGGTTCTGTGTTCTCCCGGCAAAATCGATTCGCCGAAAATAACCAATGGAGCATTATTTTTCATGTGAATTATAAAATCTAAATATAGAAATTATATTTTAAATTCATACTTTTGGATTTAATACACAAATTCCTATATAAACAAAACAATAACCTATTTACCAAAAGAATGAAAAAGACTTTAATATTACTTAGCGCACTGATGCTAATGGTTTCATGCATGAGCAAGGAAGAAAAAATGAAAGAAGCGGAAGAAGATGGAAATGAAGCAATTGCTGTAAAATCTAAATTAATTGAAGGTGCTGGAAAAGCGCTTCAAGATGAAGGGAAAGCAGCGGCAAAAAGCGCTTCCAAAGGTATTGGAGATGTGATAAAAGGAATAAATTCTGGAATGAATGAAAGCATAAATCAATCTGATGTAATTGCTGAAGCCTCTTTTAAAACAAATTTTGAAGATTGCAAAGCCGAAAAAATTTATGCTTCTAGCGAAGACAAAGAAAAAAAAGTAACTATTTATTTAATAGCTAAAAATGACTTTAAAGGCGATCTAATTTTAAAAGCTTTCAATGCTGATAAAAAAGAAATTGGAAGAAGCCGATTAAAAGTCGACATTAAAAAAGATGATGCTAAATATGTAGATTTTACTTTTGACGAAAGAACACATTTACTGCAAACAGAATATTTTTCGATCAAATAAAATATGTTTTACAGAAGAGCCCTTTTACAATATAAAGGGCTCTTTTTTTTTGAAGAAGAAACTCAAAAGAATTTTAAACTTTAAGCTCAATAGTTTAATTTTGTAATTATGCAGAGTCCTCTTGAACTTCAAATTATTACCTTACCCGATAATCCTGGCGTTTATCAATATTATGATAAAGACGGGAAAATCTTGTATGTCGGAAAAGCCAAAAATTTAAAAAAAAGGGTTTCATCCTATTTCAATAAAATTCACGATACTGCCAAAACTAACGTTCTGGTAAAAAAAATCGTGACGATAAAACACATCGTAGTTCCAACCGAAACCGATGCGCTTTTATTAGAAAACAATTTAATTAAAACACTTCAGCCGAGATACAACGTTTTGCTTCGCGATGACAAAACGTACCCTTGGATTTGTATTAAAAAAGAACCTTTTTCGAGAATATTTTCAACTCGAAACATGGTAAAAGATGGCTCTGAATATTTTGGTCCATACACCAGTTTCAAAACAGTACATACTATTTTAGATTTAATTAAAGAATTATATCCGCTTCGAACTTGCAATTACGATTTGAGCGAATCGAATATTAATTCAGGAAAATTTAAAGTTTGTCTTGAATATCACATTGGCAACTGCAAAGGACCTTGTGAAGGTTTGGAACCCCTGGAAGAATACCAAAAACAAGTCAATGCTATTCGCGAAATCCTGAAAGGAAACTTCAAAGAAAGTTTAAAGGATTTTAAGAAATTGATGAACAACTATGCTCAGAATCTACAATTTGAAGAAGCGCAGAAAATAAAAGAGAAAATTGAGGTTTTAGAAAACTATCAATCAAAATCGACAATCATCAATCCGAAAATTACCAATATTGACGTTTTCTCGATTATTTCTGACGAAAGTGCCGCGTATGTCAATTTTCTACAGATTTCTCATGGTTCAATTATTCGTTCGCATACTTTAGAAATGAAGAAAAAATTGGACGAAAGTGATGAAGAATTATTAGAATTAGCTATTGTAGAACTTCGTGAGCGTTTTCAATTATTATCAAAAGAAATTATTGTTCCTTTTGAAATGGATTTGGGCGAAAATATCAAAATCACTGTTCCCCAGCTTGGAGACAAAAAACAGATTCTGGATTTATCGATTCGAAATGCGAAATTCTATCGAATCGAACAATTAAAACAATTGCAGATTGTAGATCCCGATCGTCATGTGAATAGAATTATGGCACAGATGCAAAAAGATTTACGTCTTCCGTCTGAACCAAGACATATAGAATGTTTTGATAACTCGAACATTCAAGGGACAAATCCTGTTGCGGCTTGTGTCGTTTTCAAAGATGGGAAACCAAGCAAAAAAGATTATCGCCATTTTAATGTCAAAACTGTTGAAGGTCCAAACGACTTTGCTTCGATGACCGAAATCGTATATCGCCGTTACAAAAGATTATTGGACGAAAATGAACCGCTTCCGCAATTGATTATTATTGATGGTGGAAAAGGACAGCTTTCGGCAGCATTAAAAAGTATTGATGATTTAGGCTTACGCGGAAAAGTGGCTATTATCGGAATTGCAAAACGTTTGGAAGAACTGTTCTATCCTGGCGATTCGATTCCGTTATATCTCGACAAAAAATCAGAAACCTTAAAAGTAATTCAGCATTTACGAAACGAAGCACACAGATTCGGAATCACATTTCATAGAGATAAACGAAGTAAATCGGCACTTAATTCTTCGGTTGAAAGCATTCCTGGAATTGGCGAAAAAACCATGACAGCATTAATACAACATTTCAAAAGTGTTAAAAGATTGAAATTGGCTACAGAAAAAGAAATTTCAGCCGTTGTAGGTGTTTCTAAAGCCAAAAAAATTGTCGAATTTTATCACAATAATCAATCTTAAGAATGAAAACAGCAATATTGTACATCCTTATTTTAGTTTCTGCAAATTGTTTCAGTCAAAAGAATATTGAGTTTTATCAAAAAGATCAAACAAAAATAAAAATAAATCTACCAAAAGATTCTGAAAAATTAGAAGTGCACACTTCTAAAAACAATAAGTCGCAAGTTATACTTAACATCGAAATTTCAGGTTCGATTACAGGTAAAGAAACAAATATCATAATAGAAGATTATAATTTTGATGGTTACAAAGATTTTTCCGTTTACCATACAGATGATGGAATGGGAGTTTATAGGGTTTACCAAATCTTTATTTACAATCCGACAAATGGCTTGTTTAAAGAAGCACAGATACCATCAGACTCTAGTCCTGAATGCAGTGAATTTTGTGATGTAGAAATAAATAAGAAAGATAAAACATTTGAATCTACCTGCAGAGGCGCCGCAAGATGGCACACTGACAGATGGAAATTTGACAAAAACAATAAGTTAACACTTCTAAAAAGTAAATAAGAGTAATACAACATATTAAAGTCAAAAAATTGCCGACTTTTACAAAAACAATTAGCTAATAGTTTATGCGCCTAAACCAGCTGTCCATTTCAAATACTCGGTCAAAAGGATTTTTTTCCAATCCCAAAAAAGGAGCTTCTTGGGTCGCTCTTTTTTGGCAGGAAAAAATAACCTTTTGCCTCTCGCAGTTTTCCATTTCCATCTGGGGCGTGTCAACACTCATTTTCATAATGGCATTTTTATTTTCGCAGGAAGCATTTTCGCAGGAAATAAAAAAAGACAGTGTTAAAAGACCCAAAATCGGATTGGTTTTAAGCGGTGGAGGTGCCAAAGGTTTTGCACATATCGGAGTTTTAAAAGTATTGGAAGAAGCTGGAATCAAAATTGATTATATCGGCGGGACCAGTATGGGATCTGTAATTGGCGGACTTTATGCTTCTGGTTATAATGCCTCGCAAATCGATTCTATTTTCAAACAAACCAATTTTGACGAATTAATAAACGATTATATTCCGCGTTCATCCAAAAACTTCTACGGCAAAAAGAATGACGAATTATATGCGATTGTTTTACCTTTTAGTAATTTCAGAATTGGCATTCCAGAAGCTCTTTCAAAAGGAATGTACAATTATAATTTGTTAAGCAGTTTAACTAGAAATGTGCGTCATATTCGTGATTTCAACAAACTGCCAACTCCATTTTTATGCATCGGAACTAATATCGAAACGGGCGAAGAAGTTTTATTAAACAAAGGAAATCTCGTTCAAGCCATGATGGCAAGTGCGGCTTTTCCTTCCCTATTTACTCCTGTAGAAATTGATGGAAATTTATTGGTTGATGGTGGCGTGGTAAATAATTACCCAATACAGGAAGTTCGCAATCTTGGTGCTGATATTATTATTGGGGTTGACGTTCAAGACGACTTGCTAAAAAGAAAAAACCTAAAAAATGCCACGAGAATTTTGGTTCAGATTACCAATCTGCAATCTATCGAAAAAATGAAAAACAAAAGAAAAGATACCGATGTTTATATCAAACCAGATATTCGTGACTTTGGTGTTATTTCATTTGATCGAGGAGAAGAAATCATCAGAAAAGGCGAAGAAGCATCTTTTGCCGTTTATGAAAAACTCAAAACCTTGACAGATGAAAATAATTTCTACAAAAAACCAAAACTAAAACTGGCTTCAGATACTCTTCATATTCAAGATATAAATACTGACAAATTAGAAAATTACACCAAAGAATATATTCGAGGTAAACTTCGTTTTAAACCAGGAAGCACTATAACTTATGATGGCCTTAAAGCTGGAATAAACAACTTAAACGCAACACAAAACTTTAGTACAATTTCATATTGCCTTCAACCAGATGGCGATAAAGACGACTTGGACTTAGTTTTAAGAGAAAACCCAACTCAGACTTATCTAAAACTTGGACTTCATTATGATGGTCTCTACAAAAGTGCGGTTTTATTAAACCTAACTCATAAAAAGACTTTCTTAAAAAACGATGTTACTTCTCTCGATATCATTTTGGGAGATAATTTCAGATATGATTTTAACTATTATGTTGAAAATGGTTTTAACATCAGTTTTGGTTTCCGCTCGAGATTGAATCAATTTAATCGAAATGTAACTACTAGTTTGAGTGGCGTTCTCAAAGAGAATCCAAATGTTAACCTTATTAATGTTGACTTCATGGATATAACCAATCAGGCCTATTTCCAGACTATTTTTGTACAGAAATTTTTAATGGGTGGCGGATTAGAATACAAATATTTAAAAATCAATTCGCCTACACTCGCCAATGAAGATAACATAATTGAGAAAAGCAATTATTTTAGTGCCTTTGCTTATTTAAAATACGATTCGCTAGACGAAAAATACTACCCAAATTCTGGATTATATTTTTCTACAGATTTGCAAACCTATATGGCATCATCAGATTATACGAAACAATTTAAACCTTTCTCAATTGCGAAAGCCGAAATATCAATTGTAAGGCCACTATTTAGAAAAGCAACTATAAAATTTGGAACCGATGCGGGATTTAATATTGGCAGCGATAGCGTTCCGTTTTTTGATTTTATATTTGGAGGGTATGGCTACAACAAAATAAACAATTTTAATTATTTCTACGGATACGACTTTCTAAGCATTGCTGGCAACAGTTATATTAAAACTGATATTAATATTGATTACGAAATCTTCAAAAAAAACCACATCAATGTATCAGCAAATTTTGCCAATTTGGGAGATGATATTTTCTCTTCTGTCGATTGGATTTCTATGCCAAAATATACAGGATATGCAGTTGGCTATGGCTTAGAAACCATCATTGGTCCTATCGAAGTAAAACAATCTTGGTCTCCAGAAATGTCAAAAAGCTTTACGTGGTTTAGCATTGGGTTTCAATTTTAGTACTATAATCGAGAATACTTCAATAAATTCTGCCTATTTTTTTACATCATAAAAATTATATCAAAAAAACTAAGTTATTTTATAGTTATAAATAATATAATTTTTATTTTTACTCCGAAAAAATTACGACATTTGTTATAATGAAAACAAATTGGACAGGTTTATTAGAGTATCTTCAATTCCTCATTAAGAGAAATCCTGAGTAATGGCTCTATCGAATTGAAATAATCAGTCAATTGCAAAAATTGAACTGATTATTATCTCTGCAATTCAAATTTTCGAATTATCTAATTTACTAATTATCTAATTGAAAAAGCCATGCCACTATATCATAAACTTGGGGATTTTCCTCAAAAGCGACACACCCAATTTGAAAAACCAAATGGAGGTTTTTACTACGAACAATTGTTCGGAACCGAAGGTTTTCACGGACATTCGTCGCTATCATACCATGTACATAGACCAACACAGGTTAAAGAAATTTTAAACTCTTATTCGGTTGAACCAAAAATTGCAATCGGAAAAAATATAAAATCACTTCTTTTTAAAGGTTTCGAATTAAAACCTGAAAATGATTTTCTAGACAGCCGAAAAGCAATGTTAATCAATAAAGACTGTATTATTGGTTTGGCTGCGCCGAAAGAATCGCTTCGAAATTATTTCTATAAAAATGCCGACGCCGATGAAATGCTTTTCATCCATAGAGGAAAAGGAAAATTAAGAACCATGTTAGGAAATATTCCGTTTGAATATGGCGATTATTTGATTATTCCACGCGGCATTATTTATCAGATCGATTTCGAAACCGAAGATAACCGACTATTTTATGTAGAATCATACTCTCCTTTTTATACTCCTAAACGTTATAAAAACCAATCTGGGCAGCATTTAGAGCATTCTCCATTTTGCGAGCGTGATTTTATTCTGCCAAACGAATTGGAAACACATGACGAAAAAGGCGATTTTTTAATTAAAATCAAAAAAGAAGGCATGATGCACGAAGTGGTTTATGCCACACATCCGTTTGATGTTGTAGGCTGGGACGGCTACAATTTCCCTTACGGATTTTCAATTCACAATTTCGAACCTATAACTGGACGTGTTCACCAACCGCCACCAGTACACCAAACTTTTGAAACAGCTACTTTTGTAGTTTGTTCATTCTGCCCAAGACTTTACGATTATCATCCAAAAGCTATTCCAGCACCATACAATCACAGCAATATAGATTCTGACGAAGTTCTGTATTATGTAGATGGTGATTTTATGAGCCGTAATAATATCGAGCAAGGTCATATCACTTTACACCCAAAAGGAATTCCACACGGACCAGCGCCGGGAGCAATGGAACGCAGTATCGGTCACAAAGAAACTCAGGAATTAGCCGTTATGGTGGATACTTTCCGTCCGTTAATGGTTACTGAAGAAGCGATGGGACTTGATGACGGTCAGTACTACAAATCTTGGACTGAATAATTAGAAAATGTGGCAATTTGTCAATTAGATAATACTTTGCAAAGCGCATAAATTAAATAATTCAAATAATTATTGTAATTTTAAACTTACAAAATAAAAATTATCTCATTAACACATTGACTAATTATCTAATTGCCCAAAATGACTTTTAACGAAAAATACAAAGACAACGCTCTTTTAATTAAAACTTTCAATTTCGCACTAAACATAATTGATTACACAACAGAACTTCAAGATCAAAAGAAATTCGTAATTGCAAATCAGTTATTAAAAAGCGGAACATCTATTGGAGCAAATTCTAAAGAGTCACAAAATGCAGAAAGCAAAGCTGATTTTATTCATAAACTAAAAATTGCAATCAAGGAAGCAGACGAAACAGAGTATTGGCTGTTTTTATGTGATGCTCATAGAGAATATCCAAATTGCAAACGTTTATTAAATGATCTTTCAGAAATTTTAAAAATTTTAAATAAAATAATATCAACATCAAGGAGGAATTAGAAAATTAGAAAATGTGTCAATTAGAAAATTAACGCATTTCAAGAATTATCTCATTTTCTCATTATCAAATTATCTAATTATGAGTAAAGAAGTAAAATCAGTAGAATACGGATTAGAAAAAATATTTGAAGGAGCACAAGATTTCCTTCCATTATTAGGAACAGATTATGTAGAATTTTATGTAGGTAATGCAAAACAAGCGGCACACTACTATAAATCTGCATTTGGATATCAATCATTGGCTTACGCCGGATTGGAAACTGGAGTAAGAGACAGAGCGTCTTATGTTTTGAAACAAGACAAAATCAGAATTGTTTTAACGACTCCTTTAACAGCAGATTCTCCAATCAACGAACATTTGAAAAAACATGGAGACGGAGTAAAAGTTGCAGCTCTTTGGGTTGAAGATGCTACAAAATCTTACGAAGAAACTATGAAACGTGGAGCGCGTTCTTTTATGGAACCAACCGTTGAAGAAGATGAATTTGGTCAAGTAGTTCGTTCTGGAATTTATACTTACGGAGAAACAGTTCACATTTTTGTAGAAAGAAAAAACTATAATGGCGTTTTCTTACCAGGTTATAGAGAATGGAAATCGGACTACAATCCAGAACCAACAGGATTAAAATACATTGATCACATGGTTGGAAATGTGGGTTGGAACGAAATGAACACTTGGGTAAAATTCTACGAAGAAGTTATGGGATTTGTGAATTTTCTATCTTTTGATGACAAACAAATTACCACAGAGTATTCTGCTTTGATGAGTAAAGTAATGTCAAACGGAAACGGAAGAATTAAATTCCCAATCAACGAACCAGCAGAAGGAAAGAAAAAATCTCAAATTGAAGAATATTTAGACTTCTACGGCGGACCTGGAATTCAGCATATCGCTATCGCTACAGATGATA from Flavobacterium sp. KACC 22763 includes these protein-coding regions:
- a CDS encoding 5-formyltetrahydrofolate cyclo-ligase yields the protein MPTSKKELRTEYKNFRKALSFDEIEEKSLEIANQLIQMPIWDKTYYHVFLPIEEHKEVNTEFILHLLSGKDKEILISKSDFETRKMTHFLLTDNTKIKKNEYNIPEPVDGIEVPSSKVEVVFVPLLAFDIHGNRIGYGKGFYDKFLVECKPETLKIGLSFFKAVNQIDDVFESDIKLDYCVTPERIYQF
- a CDS encoding homogentisate 1,2-dioxygenase, which gives rise to MPLYHKLGDFPQKRHTQFEKPNGGFYYEQLFGTEGFHGHSSLSYHVHRPTQVKEILNSYSVEPKIAIGKNIKSLLFKGFELKPENDFLDSRKAMLINKDCIIGLAAPKESLRNYFYKNADADEMLFIHRGKGKLRTMLGNIPFEYGDYLIIPRGIIYQIDFETEDNRLFYVESYSPFYTPKRYKNQSGQHLEHSPFCERDFILPNELETHDEKGDFLIKIKKEGMMHEVVYATHPFDVVGWDGYNFPYGFSIHNFEPITGRVHQPPPVHQTFETATFVVCSFCPRLYDYHPKAIPAPYNHSNIDSDEVLYYVDGDFMSRNNIEQGHITLHPKGIPHGPAPGAMERSIGHKETQELAVMVDTFRPLMVTEEAMGLDDGQYYKSWTE
- a CDS encoding XAC2610-related protein; protein product: MKTAILYILILVSANCFSQKNIEFYQKDQTKIKINLPKDSEKLEVHTSKNNKSQVILNIEISGSITGKETNIIIEDYNFDGYKDFSVYHTDDGMGVYRVYQIFIYNPTNGLFKEAQIPSDSSPECSEFCDVEINKKDKTFESTCRGAARWHTDRWKFDKNNKLTLLKSK
- a CDS encoding succinylglutamate desuccinylase/aspartoacylase family protein, which gives rise to MKNNAPLVIFGESILPGEHRTINVEIARLHTTTKLNIPVIVRRSKHEGPTVLFSAGIHGDEINGVEIVRQIISKKINRPARGTIICIPVINMYGFVNKSREFPDGRDLNRVFPGSKKGSLASRFAYHIVEEILPILDYAVDFHAGGASRFNAPQIRITENNPELKVLADIFNAPFTLYSKNINGSFRKTSESANVKMLLFEGGKSLDINNEIANQGVLGTKRLLHYLGMLDSKQIMEPALTPSIYIKQSVWLRAKCSGLLHDFNLVGKFVTKGTILAIITDPFGKFEQKIKAPHDGYVINANHSPIVYEGDAIYHLSKTPDNADE
- a CDS encoding vWA domain-containing protein; translated protein: MRNLNFFMMAFLALTIFGCKKADYSAAEAVDSTAVAVATTDLIEEENYIPDANTESYAGLEENPFESPLKEPLSTFSIDVDNASYTNIRRFINEGQKVPKDAVRVEEMINFFKYKYPQPDGEHPFAINTEYSDCPWNKNSRLLKIGLQGKNIPMANLPAINLVFLVDVSGSMDEPNKLPLLKESMKVLVKELRSTDKVSIVVYAGSAGVVLEPTSGDNKDEIMDAFDDLHAGGSTAGGEGIELAYKLAQQNFIKDGNNRVVIATDGDFNVGASSDDDMLKLIEQKRESGVFLTVLGFGMGNYKDSKMEILADKGNGNYAYIDNIQEANRFLGKEFKGSMFAIAKDVKIQIEFNPNHVQAYRLIGYENRKLNAEDFKNDKIDAGELGSGHSVTALYEIVPVGVESDYVPSDLKYTKTQKVAENHSDELATVKFRYKKPDGNKSIEIVNVIADKKTDLENSSQDFKFTTAVSWFGLKLRESKYIANSSSSDIKRLAKSGLSNDEDGYRSEFVRLVDAVN
- the uvrC gene encoding excinuclease ABC subunit UvrC yields the protein MQSPLELQIITLPDNPGVYQYYDKDGKILYVGKAKNLKKRVSSYFNKIHDTAKTNVLVKKIVTIKHIVVPTETDALLLENNLIKTLQPRYNVLLRDDKTYPWICIKKEPFSRIFSTRNMVKDGSEYFGPYTSFKTVHTILDLIKELYPLRTCNYDLSESNINSGKFKVCLEYHIGNCKGPCEGLEPLEEYQKQVNAIREILKGNFKESLKDFKKLMNNYAQNLQFEEAQKIKEKIEVLENYQSKSTIINPKITNIDVFSIISDESAAYVNFLQISHGSIIRSHTLEMKKKLDESDEELLELAIVELRERFQLLSKEIIVPFEMDLGENIKITVPQLGDKKQILDLSIRNAKFYRIEQLKQLQIVDPDRHVNRIMAQMQKDLRLPSEPRHIECFDNSNIQGTNPVAACVVFKDGKPSKKDYRHFNVKTVEGPNDFASMTEIVYRRYKRLLDENEPLPQLIIIDGGKGQLSAALKSIDDLGLRGKVAIIGIAKRLEELFYPGDSIPLYLDKKSETLKVIQHLRNEAHRFGITFHRDKRSKSALNSSVESIPGIGEKTMTALIQHFKSVKRLKLATEKEISAVVGVSKAKKIVEFYHNNQS
- a CDS encoding four helix bundle protein; amino-acid sequence: MTFNEKYKDNALLIKTFNFALNIIDYTTELQDQKKFVIANQLLKSGTSIGANSKESQNAESKADFIHKLKIAIKEADETEYWLFLCDAHREYPNCKRLLNDLSEILKILNKIISTSRRN
- a CDS encoding patatin-like phospholipase family protein encodes the protein MAFLFSQEAFSQEIKKDSVKRPKIGLVLSGGGAKGFAHIGVLKVLEEAGIKIDYIGGTSMGSVIGGLYASGYNASQIDSIFKQTNFDELINDYIPRSSKNFYGKKNDELYAIVLPFSNFRIGIPEALSKGMYNYNLLSSLTRNVRHIRDFNKLPTPFLCIGTNIETGEEVLLNKGNLVQAMMASAAFPSLFTPVEIDGNLLVDGGVVNNYPIQEVRNLGADIIIGVDVQDDLLKRKNLKNATRILVQITNLQSIEKMKNKRKDTDVYIKPDIRDFGVISFDRGEEIIRKGEEASFAVYEKLKTLTDENNFYKKPKLKLASDTLHIQDINTDKLENYTKEYIRGKLRFKPGSTITYDGLKAGINNLNATQNFSTISYCLQPDGDKDDLDLVLRENPTQTYLKLGLHYDGLYKSAVLLNLTHKKTFLKNDVTSLDIILGDNFRYDFNYYVENGFNISFGFRSRLNQFNRNVTTSLSGVLKENPNVNLINVDFMDITNQAYFQTIFVQKFLMGGGLEYKYLKINSPTLANEDNIIEKSNYFSAFAYLKYDSLDEKYYPNSGLYFSTDLQTYMASSDYTKQFKPFSIAKAEISIVRPLFRKATIKFGTDAGFNIGSDSVPFFDFIFGGYGYNKINNFNYFYGYDFLSIAGNSYIKTDINIDYEIFKKNHINVSANFANLGDDIFSSVDWISMPKYTGYAVGYGLETIIGPIEVKQSWSPEMSKSFTWFSIGFQF